Proteins from one Dysgonomonas sp. HDW5A genomic window:
- a CDS encoding DUF1634 domain-containing protein has translation MKHIFSREFWGERDVEQYIGKLLRYGVMLSCAITLFGGVIYLFQHKGVMVDYSPVPTGMAFGVEDYLRELNTIFPRMLDFDGAAIIQFGVLVLIATPIIRVAFSAFSFLIEKDYLYVVITLIVLSIILANMLLGLH, from the coding sequence ATGAAACATATATTTTCAAGAGAATTTTGGGGCGAACGTGATGTCGAACAATACATCGGCAAACTATTACGCTATGGAGTGATGCTATCGTGTGCAATTACATTGTTTGGTGGAGTTATATATTTATTCCAACATAAAGGAGTCATGGTTGACTACAGCCCTGTTCCTACGGGAATGGCTTTCGGGGTAGAGGATTATTTACGCGAACTGAACACTATATTTCCCCGTATGCTCGATTTCGATGGAGCTGCCATTATTCAATTTGGGGTTCTTGTTCTTATTGCAACACCCATTATTCGGGTTGCTTTCTCGGCATTCTCTTTTTTGATCGAGAAAGATTATTTGTATGTTGTTATAACATTAATCGTTTTATCAATTATATTGGCCAATATGCTTTTAGGACTTCATTAA
- a CDS encoding class I SAM-dependent rRNA methyltransferase, with product MSYKKITLKPKKEESLRRFHPWIFSGAVAQKDSNLTEGEVVNVYTANNDFIAVGHYQIGSIEVRVLSFQERNIDAAFWKEKLNTAFSLRKSIGVVSETNTAYRLIHGEGDNLPGLIIDIYGNTAVMQSHSVGMHESRIEISNALIEVLGSTLKNVYYKSETTLPYKADLGAENGYLVGGKDVEDIAIENGLKFQPDWVKGQKTGFFVDQRDNRALIEKYSKGKSVLNMFCYTGGFSFYAMRGEAKLVHSVDSSAKAIMLTQNNVELNFPNDSRHSAYAEDAFKYLAKINKGDYDLIVLDPPAFAKHRGAIKNALQGYKRLNATAFEKIAPGGILFTFSCSQVISKDAFRLAVFSAAAQTGRSVKILHQLTQPADHPINIYHPEGEYLKGLVLYVE from the coding sequence ATGAGCTATAAAAAAATTACACTAAAACCGAAGAAAGAAGAATCGCTTCGCCGTTTTCATCCCTGGATTTTTTCGGGAGCAGTTGCACAAAAAGATTCCAACCTGACCGAAGGAGAAGTTGTAAATGTATACACTGCCAATAACGATTTTATAGCCGTAGGACATTACCAAATCGGCAGTATAGAAGTTCGTGTACTTAGTTTTCAGGAAAGAAATATAGACGCTGCATTTTGGAAAGAAAAACTCAACACAGCATTCAGCCTTCGTAAATCGATAGGAGTAGTTTCTGAAACCAACACTGCATATAGACTGATTCATGGCGAAGGAGATAACCTTCCCGGATTAATAATAGATATATACGGCAATACGGCTGTCATGCAATCACACTCTGTAGGAATGCATGAATCAAGAATAGAAATCAGCAATGCCTTAATTGAGGTATTGGGATCTACCCTCAAGAATGTATACTACAAATCGGAAACAACCTTACCATATAAAGCCGATTTAGGTGCCGAAAATGGTTACCTTGTTGGAGGAAAAGATGTAGAAGATATAGCAATTGAAAATGGTTTGAAATTTCAACCCGATTGGGTTAAAGGGCAAAAAACAGGGTTCTTTGTTGACCAAAGAGATAACAGAGCTTTAATCGAAAAATATTCGAAAGGTAAATCTGTGCTGAATATGTTTTGCTACACAGGAGGCTTTTCTTTTTACGCCATGCGTGGTGAGGCAAAATTGGTACACTCGGTAGATAGTTCAGCCAAAGCAATTATGCTCACACAAAATAATGTTGAACTAAACTTCCCTAATGACAGCAGACATTCGGCATATGCTGAAGATGCATTCAAATATTTAGCAAAAATCAATAAAGGGGATTATGATCTTATTGTTTTAGATCCACCTGCTTTTGCTAAACATAGAGGTGCAATAAAAAATGCACTGCAAGGCTACAAGAGACTAAATGCCACAGCTTTTGAGAAGATAGCTCCGGGAGGTATTTTATTTACCTTCTCATGCTCTCAGGTAATATCTAAAGACGCATTCAGACTGGCTGTGTTCAGTGCTGCTGCTCAAACGGGCAGAAGTGTGAAAATATTACACCAATTAACTCAGCCTGCTGATCATCCTATCAACATTTATCATCCTGAAGGTGAATATTTGAAAGGATTGGTATTGTATGTAGAATAA
- a CDS encoding 3'-5' exonuclease, with amino-acid sequence MVSTISKEEIATLPPATFPGRIIVVQTEKEAQKATSFLEQHPIIGFDTETRPSFKKGLIRTIALMQLSTEDTCFLFRLNFINIPECLNHILINPDIKKIGLSLKDDFSAIRKRMQLEPKNFIELQAFVKKFGIEDNGLQRIYAILFGEKISKSQRLSNWEADVLTEAQQKYASLDAWACLKIYNKLIRLNPALSEEK; translated from the coding sequence GTGGTAAGTACAATATCAAAAGAAGAAATAGCAACTTTGCCACCGGCAACTTTTCCCGGACGGATAATTGTGGTACAAACAGAGAAAGAAGCACAAAAAGCAACTTCTTTTTTAGAGCAACACCCTATTATTGGTTTTGATACCGAAACACGCCCATCATTCAAAAAAGGACTCATCAGAACAATTGCATTGATGCAACTTTCGACAGAAGACACTTGTTTTTTGTTCCGGTTGAATTTTATAAATATACCCGAATGTCTTAACCATATTCTAATAAATCCTGATATAAAAAAAATCGGACTTTCTCTTAAAGATGATTTCTCGGCAATACGGAAACGAATGCAATTAGAGCCTAAAAATTTTATTGAACTGCAAGCTTTTGTGAAAAAATTCGGAATAGAGGACAATGGACTACAACGTATCTACGCCATACTTTTCGGAGAAAAAATATCAAAAAGCCAACGACTTTCGAATTGGGAAGCTGATGTATTAACCGAGGCACAACAAAAATATGCTTCGCTTGATGCATGGGCATGTCTGAAAATATATAATAAATTAATACGTCTCAACCCAGCCTTATCAGAAGAAAAATAA
- a CDS encoding sulfite exporter TauE/SafE family protein — protein sequence MSLELFTIVLFLGAIAAGFLGSLTGLGGGVVVIPLLTLGFGVDMRYAIGAALVTSIASSSGAAAAYIKEGITNVRIGMFLEIATTTGAVLGAVIAIWLDKKYIALIFGCVLIFSAIRTITKKEEKIDPLAPSDKLAEKLKLNGSYPTKEGLVNYKVQNVAAGYSLMTVAGVLSGLLGIGSGALKVLAMDTAMKIPFKVSTTTSNFMVGVTAAASAVIYLQRGYIDPGLAMPIVVGVLLGAFFGSKLLPKINVKKLRMIFSIVIFFLAISMMYNGLTGKL from the coding sequence ATGTCATTAGAATTATTTACGATTGTATTATTTCTGGGAGCTATTGCAGCCGGTTTCCTCGGTTCGCTTACAGGATTAGGTGGTGGTGTAGTAGTAATCCCTTTGCTTACACTGGGTTTTGGAGTTGATATGCGTTATGCCATTGGTGCTGCATTGGTTACGTCAATAGCTAGTTCGTCTGGAGCGGCGGCGGCATATATCAAAGAAGGTATTACTAATGTTCGGATTGGTATGTTTCTCGAAATAGCAACCACTACGGGAGCTGTTCTGGGGGCTGTGATTGCTATTTGGCTCGATAAAAAATATATTGCGCTGATTTTTGGTTGCGTACTTATATTCTCAGCTATCCGGACAATAACAAAAAAAGAAGAGAAGATCGACCCTCTCGCTCCAAGCGATAAGTTAGCCGAGAAGCTTAAATTGAATGGCTCTTATCCGACTAAAGAGGGTCTAGTAAACTATAAAGTACAAAATGTTGCTGCCGGTTATTCGCTAATGACTGTTGCAGGCGTTTTATCGGGATTGTTAGGGATTGGTTCAGGAGCCCTAAAGGTGTTGGCTATGGATACTGCCATGAAAATACCATTTAAAGTCTCTACAACCACAAGTAACTTCATGGTGGGGGTAACTGCTGCTGCCAGCGCTGTTATTTACTTACAAAGAGGTTATATTGATCCCGGATTGGCAATGCCTATTGTGGTAGGTGTTTTGTTGGGAGCCTTTTTCGGTTCTAAGCTATTGCCTAAGATAAATGTTAAGAAACTGCGAATGATATTTAGTATTGTAATTTTCTTCTTAGCAATATCAATGATGTATAACGGTTTAACCGGTAAGTTATAA
- a CDS encoding aldo/keto reductase: protein MEYKFCGNSGLKLPTLSLGLWHNFGAIDDYGNSREMLLYAFEQGITHFDLANNYGPPPGSAEETFGKVLKNDLSAHRDEMIISSKAGHLMWEGPYGDGGSRKYIMASINQSLKRTGLEYFDIFYSHRYDSETPVEETMMALVDIVRQGKALYIGLSKYPYEMAKKAFSILNENKVPCLIYQDRYNMFVRNPEEEMFELVHKEGSGFIAFSPLAQGLLTNKYLNGIPKDSRAAKASGFLQQDQVTAEAVEKSKLLNSLAQDRNQTLAEMALAWVLHNPYITSVILGTSSVKQLKDNIAALNNPDFSAQELQLIDNILKK from the coding sequence ATGGAATATAAATTTTGCGGAAACAGTGGATTAAAGCTTCCTACCCTTTCTTTAGGTTTGTGGCATAACTTTGGAGCAATTGACGATTACGGAAATTCTCGCGAAATGTTATTATATGCTTTCGAGCAAGGCATTACACACTTCGACTTAGCTAATAATTACGGACCTCCTCCCGGAAGTGCAGAGGAAACTTTCGGAAAAGTATTGAAAAATGACTTGTCCGCACACCGTGACGAGATGATTATTTCGTCTAAAGCAGGGCATCTGATGTGGGAGGGTCCCTACGGAGATGGAGGGTCTCGCAAATATATTATGGCTAGTATTAACCAAAGCCTGAAACGAACAGGCTTAGAATACTTCGACATTTTTTACAGTCATCGTTATGATAGCGAAACTCCCGTGGAAGAAACCATGATGGCATTGGTAGATATTGTACGACAAGGTAAAGCCTTATACATCGGATTATCAAAATATCCGTATGAAATGGCAAAAAAGGCATTCAGCATACTTAATGAGAACAAAGTACCCTGCCTCATCTATCAGGATCGTTACAATATGTTTGTCCGCAATCCGGAAGAAGAAATGTTCGAACTTGTACATAAAGAAGGTAGTGGTTTTATAGCATTTTCACCTTTAGCTCAAGGGCTACTTACTAATAAATACCTCAACGGAATCCCAAAGGATTCACGTGCAGCCAAAGCAAGCGGTTTTCTTCAACAAGATCAGGTAACTGCTGAAGCAGTGGAGAAATCGAAGCTTTTAAACTCACTGGCTCAAGACCGTAACCAAACTCTTGCCGAAATGGCTTTAGCATGGGTTTTACACAATCCTTATATAACCTCAGTCATATTGGGTACAAGTTCAGTAAAACAACTTAAAGATAATATTGCTGCCCTGAACAATCCTGATTTTTCGGCACAAGAATTACAATTGATCGACAACATCCTAAAGAAATGA